The following proteins are co-located in the Vibrio astriarenae genome:
- a CDS encoding Dps family protein, translating to MTKNFIGLDQQQSEQLAHELNSLLAHYQVLYMNARGYHWNIKGEAFFELHVKFEEIYTDLQTKIDEIAERILTLGHTPDHAFTRYLEVSSIAEHQNATQGKDCVTGLVNGFTQLLVKQRDILEQAGEAADEGTAALMGDYIREQEKLMWMLNAYLQ from the coding sequence ATGACTAAGAACTTTATCGGACTTGACCAACAACAATCTGAGCAACTAGCCCATGAGCTAAATTCACTGTTGGCTCACTACCAAGTGCTTTACATGAATGCACGTGGCTATCATTGGAATATTAAAGGTGAAGCTTTCTTTGAATTGCACGTCAAGTTCGAAGAAATCTACACAGATTTACAAACGAAAATCGACGAAATCGCTGAGCGTATTTTGACCCTAGGTCATACGCCCGATCATGCTTTCACGCGCTATCTAGAGGTGAGCTCAATTGCTGAGCATCAAAATGCGACGCAAGGGAAAGATTGCGTCACTGGCCTGGTTAACGGCTTTACTCAACTTCTTGTGAAACAGCGTGACATCTTGGAGCAAGCAGGAGAAGCGGCAGATGAGGGTACGGCAGCGCTGATGGGGGACTATATCCGCGAGCAAGAGAAGCTGATGTGGATGTTGAACGCTTACTTGCAGTAA